The stretch of DNA GGTGAGTCCTTTACTTATGTCCTTGGACAAACTCCATCCGCAAACCAGTGAACGTAGTTgtaactgactttttttttttttaataatgttttcattttacttttgtgggttctattgtttttttacgatttcattatttcattttgttgtgaagcactttgattgcttgagactttttttttcgtAGTAGTAGTGGTCCTGGTAATGATATCCTAATCTGACCTGCCAGCGTCTCCACAGGCTCTGGCACAAGGGGCTGCAGtgcagtgatgatgtcatcaggagGGTCCTGCTGAGGGTGCAGCTGGGAACAATGGGCCAGCAACTGAGAGCAACTGGGAGAGAAGAGGTTGCACAGCCGACACATAAATATAGTGTCGGCTAGCAAGAAAGGGAGAACAGGTGTTAGATTGAAGAGAGCATCATTTGCCTGCCTCAAAACAGTGGAGCTGGCAGCTATTTTTTATCCATATGTAGTTGCCTCAAATTTCTATTTACAACTTGTATCCCTTATGAAACACCCTGCAAGGAAAGTGGCCTTTCTTTGACTGAGTCTGAAGGCCaataagatgaataaataacaaaaacagtaTATTCTAAAGCATTTCAACTGTATAAAGCTAAAAAGTACTTGTAAAAATTGCTTGAGTACGATATTTTTTCCACTATGGTttatatttgacttttctttcttgaaATTATTCAAGTTAAGCCtctatttgtgtatgtgtggaaaCTTAGGTTTTATATATTACTTCTTAGGAAATTTGATTTCTATATTCCATATGCACAAGAAAAGGTTAAATTGGGGAGGAAATAAGGGGTTGGGTTGGTACGCATATATATTTGActgaaaagttgaaaataaactTCGCTTCGCCTCCACTGAAAAGAGCCGTTTGGCCCCACTTCAGTATTTACATGTCTTTTCATTATCTGACTTGGCTTAACCTGAAATTGACAATCCTGTTTAAACTGCAGTACACAGCTGGTTATCAACTAGAGCATTTAATCCTGgtttcaaatatattttcataaagTTTTTAATAACAAGCAACAGTCACACGAGTTTATCTTCAATAGTTGAAAATCACACTAAAGATACATGGAATTAATGATTATTTCGTTTACACACACAAGTTTGTGACTGGAAACATTCAGTCTTTCTgatcaaaaacatttcatgttaCAACCACACAGGCTCTTCGGGCTACTCTGAGCtggagtgatggaggaggggaggtATGGTCATCGTGGGGAAGAACCGCTGTTAGAATAAAACTGTGCACATATGACGGCTGTGTTGAACTTGGTTTGTTGTTCCTGTTTGACAACGTGACACACAAACGTGAGTCCGGTGTCGGACCAAACGCTGTGCGCCATTTTCGCCTTAGCGGAACAACAAGCCGCCTGGAAACAATGTAAAGGCTCTGAGGAGCAGATCACAGCTGACAAAACGCGGAGACTCAGCTGAGGTGGAAcgagtctgtttgtttttggcccgacctaaaaaaaatgaagcccCGGAAAACATATTCGGCTTAAGGCAGGCTCATATTCTTACCTGTTTCCTGTTCCTTCATTTCCTCCGCGCACAGGCAGCAAAATTACACTATTTTATCAACGATATAGAGATATTATATGACCAAAAATAACCCCTGGAACGAAACTTACAGCCTAATTTCACATTACGTGCGAAGAAATTTCTGTCGAATCTGCGACACTAGTGAATGGTGCCAGCGGAAGTGGACGGGCCCGGGTGTCTACGTGGGGCAGCGCCCCCTGCGGCTGGAGGAGCTCACTGCAGCCACCACAGGACTATGAAACTGTAGAACATCTCTCTTATTAATAAATACTTATTTGAAAGAGATGTAATTACGTATTTTAAAAGGGGTGGCGTTCATAAATGTTATATAAATGTTAGCCAAGAACCAAAGGTGATGAGCTCCATAAATGATAAGACACGGTTTTATACTGCAGGGCACAGAGGAAAATGTTCAGATTTACAATTCCCATATTTATCTTAAGGGTAAATAAATTAGCAACTGtgatacagatttttattctgaCAAGTAATCTTTATATTAAAAGGTCAATCAAATGTCAAGGCTCAGCTATTGTAAGATTTATCAATGCCTTAGTTGTCCCAGTAAGGGTTTTAGTACTGAGCTAATAAGATACTGAAGCCTTTGAGGTGATAGTTGtctacatattttttattttatatataaatatatatttttttttttcttatgatttttttaatggattttaatCAGTTTAGttttgcttcagtttttgttaatttagtttttatctttcagctatttttttttataccaagACCAGAAAGCAAAGAACCATATGAATATTAACTCATGAACAACTGGGACCAGACAAGGACAATAACCAACCCTTTATTAAACAATACAAGAAATTCCAGACATACAGACGTTGACAGCATCTGTTTTTACATAAGAACATGTTAGTCCAACTGTAACAtgtacagatgcacacacacactcacatcatTCCAACAAGCAGACACTACTGTAGCCAAATTGCTcagcaaaaaaaatttaattaatatatatatttcaagtAGAGATGGCAGACCCTCTTTCCTCTAAATTTGTTGCTTCATAAACTCAATTGAAGCTATCTGTTCTaatatttttcctccaaattGTTCACTTGAAAATGTGCTTCATAATACAGAAGATGAGGTGACATAAAGCTGTCATGAAACTGGCTagtacacacaaaaaaagcatgaaTCTGAATAGAATGAAGTGTCAGAATCAGTTATCTACATGCATCATTCAGGAAGAATGCAAATAGGTAATAATAAGTAAACGGaaccttaaaaataaatgtgagtgCGACACTGTTAACAAGTCAAAAAGATGTGCGGATGGATTCATCCAAATCCTCCACATAATTATCAGGCCTCAGTTTGCCTGGGACTGAACTGATAACTTAAATAGTTAGCTTCTgggttgatgatgatgatgatggtgaggGGATTCCTCCCTGATAAAAAATCaactgtaaaaacagaaatccctcatttaatattatttacatCTAGTTTACAgcattgtttcatttatgtCATGTAGGATGACAACAgatttaatcacattttctatttataCAATATATGTACTAGCTTTAATCTTGTTTCAAAAAAGCAGCTCCTAATAAGTGAGTTTCGATCTGTCTGTGTCAGTAAACAGATTAtgacaaaatgcaaacacagatATGTAAACACAACTCTTGAGCCCAGCATGTGATGTAATGATAAAACAGTGACTGAGATGAAAACCAAATAAAGGCTTTATGTTTACCAAAATCCGCCCTACTGTAGAATTATAGAAGTTTAATTCATAGTAAGTGTAGAACCTGGAACAATGTATGACGGCCAGTAgaactgacaaaaaagaaaaggtgctACAATCATCTCAAAGAAAGgaaacacatacagaaacactgTATGTGATTATATATGTTCAAACATATAGAACACCTTTACAAAATGGACATTGAATGgtattttcacaaaatatcAGGGAAAATTTGAGCTTTTGAAGGCCAATATATCAGGCATGTATAATAAATCAGTCCCACACAAATCTGTTCAGGCTCATTATACCCCTCAGAACTGTTTGATAGAGAAGATAAAATTTCAAAAGACAATATATCATTAACTTATCATTTACAAACATGGATTCAGATGAAATGATACTAAAAATACACAGGGACAAATGGGCTAAGGTCAGTGAGACAAGGCTTGTCCGGTAGGATTCCTGAGAATTTGTTGAGGGGTCCgagcgtgtgtgtgggtgtgtgtctttgtctttacaTGGTGCAACACTTGTTCTTGTGTGCATGAGAGTCTTTGAAGCGAAGTCTGTGCTTCGATCGATATTTCTCCAGGTAGTTTAGCTGTTTGCTGTTGATGGCTCCACGTCGCTTCCTAAAAGATGCAAACATACAACATTAGTTGGTGGAGGTCTGTTACATTACCTTTTACACTgatgctctctctttctctgtgagtACTGACTCAGACTGTAGGTTTCTTTTTGCATTCATAAGATCAAGGTTGAGAACAACAAAGAGGCGAGACAAGCAAAGTAGgaattattgtaattattatcTCCATAAAATATCCGATTTGCTTATAAATTGTTTTGTCATATggtcttcatttttttttagcatattAAGCATTCTTAATGTATTAAAAACTATTCTTTCAGTCCCTCTGGGTGTTTTTAAtcatcacctcatcatcattataaaATGTGTCATACTAGACTACCTTAAAACGTATATTCATGCTCTTACTCAATGGAATATTGTAATAATGAGGATACACAGATACAATATGGTATAGAAATTTTCTTACTGCCTGATGAGTTGAATTGCATCTTCATACTTCATCCCACTCTCTATCAGAGCCAGAGCAACTAGCACAGGAGCCCTTTATGCAAAGAATAGGAGAAAACACTCAAATTCAGCTTAGTGTGAACATATAacgagaaaaaaagaggagctgCTGCGTTTGTGTGCTGCTTTGGTTTTAAGGGCAGTTTGAACACAGTATAATCGatcattttaattcaatgtGTGTCTCACCGTCCCAATCCAGCCACACAATGGACAGCCACGCAGCATCCTGGATCTTCCTGAAACTTTTTCTTCAGCAAACCCAACCAATCATCAACAAGCTTACTAGGGGGTGGGGCTCCATCATCATAGGGCCAATCCTGATGGAGAAgcataaaacatatttaatttcatgttcaTTCTCACAGGATGACTGACTTAGGTCaaatgctttgtttgtgtgttgcatcCTCACCACCACAGTGATGCCGTCTTTTTCAAGTGGTGTTTTGTCATATGTGATATCACAAACTCGAACAACAGTGGTGGCACCGTATCGCTTCAAGTCCTGGAAGGGACAGCAGTGCGAGAGAGAAATGTTCACAACAAAGCCAAAATCTAAGTGTGCATATTTATGGTATAATTGTGAATGTCTGCAGTGTTGATGGCAGCAACATTCACATTTACTCACCTCTATGAAGGAGCTGAGTGTGCTATCTGTGGGGTTGTGCGTGATAAGGAATCTCATGTTCTTGTGGCACAGTTCCACTGGAGCTGGTCGGTTCATGATGGACAGTGTCACTTTTGACCTCTGggtgtgacctctgacctttaagTGTTGACAGGTAGTTGTTAGGTAGTGTTAGTTAGCAAGTGTTTACTTCCAATATTATATAATGTCCAATTAAAACAGTAGTTATCAATATGCTTAACAAAAGTTTAGATAagtaaacaagcaaaacaaaatgaaggcTTTGTTTTGACTGTCGCCCATAAACTATATCTGAGTATCTGAGTTGATCTTTTATTCCTTCTTAGCAAAATCCAGCCAAACACATGATATCGGGATATCAATCTATTCATCTAAATTGAAGTGTTTTGTTGAACTTTGCTGATTTAATCGTGCTCATCAGAAGTTGCACACGTTAAGGTGGGAAAATTATAACTATAATTTTTGCAACCACACTGAGGTTGGTGAACTCAAGGGGTGTTCCATCATAGCTCCACCCAATGCAAACCAGACCTAAGACACAATAACGGGTAAGATCTGTGCCTATAAGAACCATCAAGAGTACCAAAAATCTATCACTGATTCTGGGTTGCTTTGAATGAAGCAGCATGTAGTCTATGCTGGaagtaaaacataaacagacatgAATCTATGTTTTTCTTGCTTGCATTTTTATGAAAGTAACAGGGATGTAAGTGTATTTTAGAACACCATTTTAATTATCTTAAGTCAGGCATGCTTCACATTCCCCTTCTTGTGTACGGCTGTGATTTTGCACCAATAAGAGCTCATTGGGTGATATCAGACACTTACAGGTGACTAAGCCAATGGGAAAGGCAAGAAACTAAATGTAAGACAACCAAGCCAGTGAGCATGCAGTGCATTCATATCACGTTATAGCATAGAGCAGATGTTTCGCAGCAAAAGGTTAAAATTTCCCAAGAATACCTGAGATTTTAGGTCTGTGTTTACACACACCTCCTTGGTATTATTGACGTGAGCAATAAATGTTAAAGTTTATTGTTATATTGATGTGAGTATGGAAATGCATTTCCCACTTGAATAAAGAAATCATATAATCCTGTTAAATAGGTTTGTAAACTTAAGAGGAATAAAAAGCGTTGGTACCCATCATATTTAGTGACAATTTGGTAACCAGTTACCTCTTGATTTAACTCCAGCTGCGGCAGTTTCTGCTTTGTCTTTAGGTCTTCAGGTGAGCTCccgacttcctgtttgttgttgaacTTCTTGTTTATTGCTGTTATTGTCACAATTTTGAGGTCCTGTTGTTATGATTCTTTTACACTCCCATCAGTTGACTGTATCCTACAGTCCAAGAAGCCACAGTGTGTAagttctctctgtgtccctcttTGTTTGTATCTCTCTGATTGTCCACTCCtgatctctcctcctctttgtccttcTTAATAAcgctctctttccttctctctgtccatcgGCATCCGTTGTGCGACTCTCCACTTGTTACCCCATGAGCTGGCTGATTCAGAGGGATATGGCCTGTGGTCTTTCAGGGTTCAGGGCCCCAGGGTGACGTAGTGCAACTTCATGTGTCTAAATGTGTTGGGCGTGGCAGTAGTCACCACTCTGCCGCACAAACTCCATCAACCAGAGGTtctaaagaaataaacaaaggaaacatttactggtaaaacattcattttacaATTAAGATCGCAGAGATTCAACATTTGTTCCAATGTTCCAGAAACTAAATCAGCCAAATTGGATTATATCCATCgatccatcttctaccgcttttccatgTTCGGGTCATgagagccaatcccagccaacaccCTGgacatcacagggccaacacacaaagacaaaaaactacTCGCActcattcagacctacagacaatttagagtcgccaattaacctaaacatgatgtctttggacggtgggaggaaacccacgcaagcatgaggagaacacacaaactccccacagaaaggacccaggccgaGAACCAAACCCACAGCCTTCGTATTGTGGGGTGACCACACCACTAaaccgccgtgctgcccattgtattttataatgtagccaattaaaaaacataatagCAATTATGAGTTGCATAAAGGTTGCGTTGAGGTTACAAGACCATACTCACTTCTGCAGGCTTTCCAATTTGAAATAGTTAATAAGAGGAGGTAGCTGGCTGCTGACATCATGAAAAATGGACACAAAGGCGGTGTTATTTTGTGACAATCGTTTAAAATTCACTTACAAGCCCACAGCTTCCATTTACCAAGACCACAAGAGCTAATATTTGCAAAGAGGTGATTCTGCTTTGTCTGAGCAGTCATACTCAgaattattttgacatttacaaGTGTTTACATGGAATGAAGAAGAATGAAGAAAGCTGGGCAGCAGATGACAGATGCAACATGAGCTAGAAAATCTAATATATGATGGCGTTCAAAAAGTATGGACAATTCATTAGATTAGCCTGCTCAATATCAACAAAATTAAATCTGCTCTGTGGGGAACAATgagaacaaaatcaaaaaaggaaatttttaTCTCACCTGTACTGTAGGTGCATTGTGTTCAGGTAGCTCAAGGatattatttagcatttttaaagcCGACTGATCTCAACTACATGTTGGCACAATATATTTGTAGAAAATTCTTCTCCCTCCATTGCACACAAGGAAGTGAAATGATAAGATCAGTTGTAATTTAGCCGACAACAACAAAGGCCAGTTATTTTATGCTCTTGTCATTGAGAAATTATCTCTATAAAAAATCTATGTCACTGTGACTCTAACCTTCCTGCTTTGTAATTGTAAGATATGAGCTCATTAGTTCCGGACGGTGAGCAGAGGTTTTTAGGGAGATTGAAGGGAAGATGTTTAAAGATGCAACTCTCCACCAATTCACATGCCCAAACATTCAGACAAACAACCAGGGAAAACCCAGAGGTAATCTGGGTAATCTGTGGTCACCTCTTCACCTCAGCTCTGTcagcacacgcgcacacacacatacacacacatacacatttcatAATCACATGCCGACTTACTCACTCCCTCTTCCAGAGGAGTGTAGTCTATTCCAGGTTGTTGACTATTTATAATTTATCCTGTGTTGCCACTAATCAGCATAGAGGTCAATTATTTTCCATCCACTCAATGGAAAAATTCCTGTTTTAAGAACTGCATGAGACAAGCACAGCAAAATCAGGACAGgataaaaactaaattgtaTCACTCACAGTAAAATGGCCAGAGTCTCTGTCACAGACAAAACTAAGCAGTGAATTCAGTGAAATTGAATGGCAGACCAGGAATTATACATTTCTAgacacaaatgtaataaaaatcaaAGCCCGTTACAAGTCCAACCACTGCAGACTTTCAGCTGGCATATAAGGCAAAGTGACATAACAACTGACAGAGACATGTAAGAGCTTGATGGAAATGGCTAGACAGAAAGTAAGTCCAATTAACGCTGTAAAGCCAATCGTCCCTGTTAGAGTGCAGTTTGGTTTGTAATAACAGGAGTGTCCCTAGTTGGTTGTCAGGCTGCCTGGCTGTTTCCCTGTCACAGACTGGGTCAGCACCCAAAGAGGTTAAAAATGGATCTCAATATTATCTTAGAGCTATGTTTGGTTGCCAGACATTTCTGAAGTATCTGCATGTAAGGCTGAATGAAGCACACTAAGCTGGTACGTAGTAAAGGGGCAGGTAGTAGTAGCCTCAAATAGCTTCAACCCCTTTAAAGTGCATTCACTGCTGCCTTCGAGTCAACACCTACACAGGTTTATACTGTAACAGCTGTGAACACAAGTCACTCTGCGAAAAGAACACATGAATGCCTGAATGTGAAATCATTCTGTAGACCTACTCAGCCTTCTCTCTTACCTTAGGAGACTGTTTGGCTGCTGAACAAGGAAACCCCCAAAATGGTTGTTCCACCAAGGTCCTGTGGACACAGTGGCAGCAGCAAAACTACAACACTTTGAGTACTGGCATACAACCAGCAGACTGCCTGTTATGGTAAACCCCTGTAGACACTGAATACCTGCAGCTGTATTTATAGCCATATCTATATGAGCAGCTGATTCGGTGACACATCAGATTTTTGTGGagacaacagtctgctgctgctgtgcccCTCTCCTCCTGCGCTCTGTCTGTTGCACTGAAGATCTCTGATGATCTTGATCACATTATCTCATGCAACGCTAACGTGGAAATGAACTTCTGCTGAAAATTGTTATTTAGTATCTGCCACTGAAGTTAATTCTTGTAAAAGTTATGAAAGCTGTTGTCGCactggctgtgtgtctgtgtcagcatCAGGAATCTTTGTCAAATACTTTTTATTTAGGATATTTATTCAAActtcaacagcaacaaaacaaatgataataatgatcaatacataaataaaacaaaaaaaaaataataatttgtattGTCTGGGTTTCCTTACCCCTTAGCTCTTCAATGTCATctccaaacacagacaaatgatCAGTTCCTCAGCTTCTTTGCTGCCGTTAAATCCCCCTGCcctctgtttttcctgctgctgcagaagctGAAATAAATGGTTTCCAAGCAAAAAGTCACATTACACACCACAACAACCTGTGGCTCTGCCCCACTGTTACGCTGGACGatccctccctgcctctcccTGTGGTGTACAGTGTGCCCCAGTCTGTAGCTCTACCTTGCTGTATCAGTGCAGTGTGTTCGGTTGAGGATCTGCTGTGAGCTGGTCTAATCAGGCTGAGCAGCCATCTGACCCTGACAGCCCTGTCACCACCAGAACACTCCACAGTTAATGCTcttagagagacagagaagagctgacccccccccccccccccctctctcacctcctcttcctcctcttcctcatcttcctcctcttcatccactctctctctttctctcgcccCTCTTCCATCAGGCATTGGTGTGCAAAGAGGTGCTGCACCCTCCTCCTTCACTCTACTCACCCCTTCCGATTGGTTGATGACTACAAAGTTCAGTGAAGGATACTGAAGGCACACCTAatacatttcacaataaaatgctttaattctttttttttttcaaatataattaGAATAATTAGTTCATTTGCTGCTCCAATGAAAATTGCCTGCTATGACAGATCTGACTGGAACTTCTCTAGTTTTCCTTGGCTCGCTAGCACCCTCCTTCTGCTGCCCATAATGACTAAAAATAGACAGTCCTTTGAGCTACCAAACAGATTGAGTTTGACCCCTGTATATGGAATTAACTTTCTCTTTTCCACACAATGGCACCAGGTTGTTTGGGTGGTCTTTGTAGATCCACCCTGTATCAGTTAAACTCCTCCTCtattatggaaaataaaatggcagAATATATTTCCTAAACTAGATGTGGCTAAAACTAAATTGAAAAGGAATCTTTCAATGAATCCATGCAACTTTGGGgcttatttattaatttgttattaaaataattttctttttctttattttcagggTTCATGTCCCAGTTGTCTGTATCCAGGTTGTTTTCAAGGTCATTCCATGGTTTGGAGTCCAGACAGTCACAAGATAGTCACAGGCACAGGGCAAGCTGGAGGCCTCACCTGGCTGTCAATCACTTTGAGCTGAGGTTAACATGACTGTTCATGCCTGCACAGAGCTTTAGAAAGCATATCTTACTCACTAAAATTAGCTAGGACACAATTTGAAAACCTTCCAGTTCATGACATTAAAATCTCAGTACATGATTATGCCTGGCGTGACACAGTGGTTCCCAATTCACTTCATTAcaccaaccttttttttttcttatatcaAGCACATATGTAGCCAGAGGTCGTGATAAGCAGGCTCTAAACAAAAAGTGACAGTCACAGTCAGTGACAGTTCAGAAAAGACTAGATGGAAAAGAAGATGACTGAACTTCCCCTTGTTTGAAGACTTTGATCACAAGCAATAACTGAACACAGaataaaagggaaacaaaatgCACCTCTAAAACTATCATGCAAATTGAAATGCTGTGTCGTGTGTCTCACTTATGTTTCACACTGCTCTTGCTCAGGATTGCCATTTATTTGTTGTGATGATATAATTTTCCGTCGAGATAACAAAATAGTTCGCTTAATTGTGATTCTGAGCAACAACTTTTAAAGCGCAGGTTTTATCAttcaaagagagacaaaaacatcaGGGGAGAGAATGGAGAttgacacacaacaaaagatATGACAGTATGAacaatatttcagtttgatagtatcaaaaatggaaatagtttttgttgtttccatgTGATTGTACAAATTTATTGACCagaatttcaaatgtaaaacaagATTATGGTGGACGTAGACAGATGTCAGGTGTTTGCATAAATGCTCTTACCAGCATAGCTGCAGCCTCATTGTTTATAGTTTACATTTTCAGAGCACATTTGAAAAGTGTAAACTATTGATTTGAAGTTCTTCTTTTGCAAGATATTGAAATAAACAGAAGTttatgtttcttgtttcttgttcCTGAGACTTTTTAACTGCTGGTCACATATCCTAATATATTTCCTGGACAAAAATATACCAGATTTTATCGTTGCCTATTGTCATTGTTTCCCAAacctctcttttctcctgtcATACTCTCCCTCTCAAGGCTTCATCTATCTGATCCTCCCGTACCAGTCAGGTTCAGTGCTACCATCTGTTTTGATGCTACAAATGGCAGTGAACTGGCCTAAACATGGTTGCTGCAATGGTTTCTGGAAATGTGAGCTGACACCCTGTAGGTCAACCCTCAGCTGGCTGTCTTGTGCTTTTTGAGGAGTCTAAAGGACACTTTAGGCGGTGGCTGTGGCCTCATTCCCAGATTCATGGACACAAGAAGCTGACCTGCAAAGACTTCAGCACTGAAATCCTTCACCGCAGCCATAAAGAAATGTCAGGGAAGTGTTCAGGCCTTATTTTTATCAACCAGAATGGCTGATGGTGAAGATCATTGTCATTATGAATCATTATGTTCAGGATTGCCTGCCAGACTTGGATTAAAGCTGCAGCTATGAGCAGAGATAATTTATTGACTTGTTTTCTCATATCACTGAAACAACTTTTAAAACATAGCATCAGTAATAACACAGATAGATAGTATAACCATTGCACTTTAAGTCACTTCATCTTGCATGAAAACCAAGCttatcattcatttcatatCTTGTCAGTGTGTGCATATCCGTAGATGTCAGTGGGACTacgttttttattttaaaatgtaattttgcatTTGGATTTGCTgataagaaaataataattctcCAACCCAGAGTCAAGAATAAGAATTTTTGACAAATTAACACTGAAGTTGTCCTGTTTTGAATAGATAGACCTTTCATATGAATGGAAGTGACAGATGCTTTGGCCAAATTTTGAATtggtgaaaaaacaaatataaagtaatgcatgaataaacagatttaaaattGGGCCTGCTTTATAAGGCCTTATACTTTCTTCATTAATTATTCTTTACTGGGTTTTAACAAATGCGGAACAAGTTTCATCGCTGTAAGATATTCCTGCTATTATGCAATGACCAGTTCTATTTATACCTCCTATCACCTGTATTGAGGAGCGCTAATCTGGATCAGTACCATCTCGTCTCACCCTATAGTATTTGTGTCTGATGAATGCAAACTTAGCCACGggtaataaaaagataaattaaaacAGACTGGCTGACCTACTGTGACATAACTAGAATACACATAACACGTATGACTCAGCTAACCTACTTAACAGTGTCACTGAGAGCTACAGCTGCTACTTGCACATCGACAATGTCAACAACTATAAgctttttaacataaaaaagtgACATTAACAGTAATTATAATTATGGCTTGTTTCTTGATGGTCTGCAAAGTAC from Echeneis naucrates chromosome 6, fEcheNa1.1, whole genome shotgun sequence encodes:
- the LOC115044995 gene encoding protein tyrosine phosphatase type IVA 3, coding for MNRPAPVELCHKNMRFLITHNPTDSTLSSFIEDLKRYGATTVVRVCDITYDKTPLEKDGITVVDWPYDDGAPPPSKLVDDWLGLLKKKFQEDPGCCVAVHCVAGLGRAPVLVALALIESGMKYEDAIQLIRQKRRGAINSKQLNYLEKYRSKHRLRFKDSHAHKNKCCTM